A single window of Chloracidobacterium sp. DNA harbors:
- a CDS encoding glycosyltransferase family 39 protein, which produces MSTRTKIGIAATVLIVCIAVFSRFWGLDRSCLWFDEIFSVHAAEHGWQTILSFVALDLIHPPLFYVLLKLWISVGGESLVWLRILPVTLSCICIFPFLMIAKELRLSFWQRTVGLLIFAVNGSLVKYAQEVRMYSLLQLLSLISIWLFIRYFIRGKSLSALIVVNLILVYSHYFGWFVITGEVLAIVIFQRIKIRPIILMFAGVFVGFLPWVIAVLRSSNAGGGVGQNIGWMQKPGLFQLIHLITGVIEPFYFQASSAEPFTDVSVIIPIIILMLAIVVIVAVNWNSVERDPRNGIGLLALFVIVPCAIAFGVSWLSPYSIWGTRHLIVVFGPFAILAGIVIGRLRSNAVPAIFSSIFVLLATVAFVKSVRSEPNNYVWCAWEPLSVTVQQTGIDEPIFVFEDLVGYHLWFAVHANSTHSQITKLVGIDEMIEDTAYFLPRGFGEISTKNAGDVTDQAFWLMFRAKTLDDTQPPISNFVSRGYRVTDRKMIAAGTEAALLIRFAK; this is translated from the coding sequence ATGTCGACTCGGACAAAGATCGGTATTGCCGCGACTGTTCTGATCGTGTGTATAGCCGTATTTTCTCGATTTTGGGGACTTGATCGGAGTTGCCTCTGGTTCGATGAAATATTCAGTGTTCACGCCGCGGAGCACGGTTGGCAGACTATTCTGTCCTTTGTCGCACTCGATCTGATCCATCCACCGCTTTTTTACGTTTTATTAAAATTGTGGATATCTGTCGGCGGCGAGAGCCTCGTATGGTTACGGATTTTGCCGGTGACACTTTCGTGTATTTGTATCTTTCCGTTTTTGATGATCGCGAAGGAACTTCGGCTTTCGTTTTGGCAGAGAACGGTGGGTCTCCTGATTTTTGCGGTCAACGGTTCGCTGGTCAAATACGCGCAAGAAGTGCGTATGTATAGCTTGCTTCAGCTACTCTCACTTATTTCGATTTGGCTCTTTATTCGCTATTTTATTAGGGGAAAAAGCCTATCTGCACTCATCGTCGTTAATCTGATCCTCGTCTACAGCCACTATTTCGGATGGTTTGTTATCACCGGGGAAGTCCTTGCGATCGTTATCTTTCAACGAATTAAGATCCGGCCGATCATTCTGATGTTTGCTGGGGTCTTTGTTGGTTTTTTGCCTTGGGTAATCGCCGTTCTAAGATCGTCGAATGCAGGGGGGGGAGTTGGTCAAAACATCGGATGGATGCAGAAACCCGGCTTATTTCAATTAATTCACTTAATTACCGGCGTTATTGAGCCCTTCTATTTTCAGGCGAGTAGTGCAGAGCCATTCACGGACGTGTCCGTAATTATACCTATAATAATATTGATGTTGGCCATTGTGGTAATCGTGGCCGTTAATTGGAATTCTGTGGAACGTGATCCACGCAACGGGATCGGGTTGCTGGCCTTATTTGTGATCGTGCCTTGTGCAATAGCGTTTGGAGTCAGTTGGCTATCACCTTACTCGATTTGGGGTACCCGCCATTTGATCGTAGTGTTTGGCCCATTTGCGATATTGGCCGGAATTGTGATCGGGCGACTGCGTTCCAACGCTGTTCCTGCTATATTTTCGTCCATCTTTGTTTTGCTGGCGACGGTAGCATTCGTCAAATCGGTGCGAAGTGAGCCAAACAATTACGTCTGGTGTGCCTGGGAGCCATTATCGGTAACCGTGCAACAAACTGGAATCGATGAACCGATATTCGTCTTTGAGGATCTAGTTGGGTATCACTTGTGGTTTGCTGTGCACGCAAATTCAACGCACTCACAAATTACCAAACTCGTCGGGATCGATGAAATGATTGAAGATACCGCCTATTTTCTGCCTCGCGGATTCGGTGAAATTTCGACCAAAAACGCTGGAGACGTAACTGATCAGGCATTCTGGTTGATGTTTCGAGCAAAGACCTTGGATGACACTCAGCCGCCGATCAGCAATTTTGTTTCTAGGGGTTATCGAGTTACGGATCGAAAGATGATCGCGGCCGGCACAGAGGCCGCATTACTTATCCGATTTGCAAAGTGA
- a CDS encoding cysteine dioxygenase family protein, whose translation MISIEKLVQGLKGIPDEAFTCEGVYGFLRENSVAAESLEPYVFWSPNYYTRNLIHKDERFEMLVICWEIGQASRIHDHWDQKCWMTVPVGRLSGQNFRVMEMDPSRNYCKLEETDSFELADYTAAAVDLEAPVHQILNLDEYRERAVSIHIYSKPYDRCHSFCRDTDTYKEVLLSYTSIGGKLCDGVSL comes from the coding sequence ATGATCTCAATAGAAAAATTGGTGCAGGGCCTTAAGGGTATCCCGGATGAGGCATTTACTTGTGAAGGGGTTTACGGCTTTCTGCGTGAAAATTCGGTCGCGGCTGAGTCGCTGGAACCATATGTGTTTTGGAGCCCGAATTACTACACCCGAAATCTGATACATAAAGATGAGCGATTTGAAATGTTAGTGATTTGCTGGGAGATAGGACAGGCCTCTCGCATTCACGATCATTGGGATCAAAAATGCTGGATGACGGTTCCGGTTGGCCGTCTAAGCGGTCAGAACTTTCGTGTTATGGAGATGGATCCTTCGCGAAATTATTGCAAACTTGAAGAAACTGATTCATTTGAGCTTGCTGATTATACGGCGGCCGCAGTTGATCTTGAGGCACCTGTTCATCAAATACTAAACCTCGACGAATATCGCGAACGAGCGGTAAGCATTCATATATATTCTAAGCCTTACGATCGCTGCCACTCATTCTGCCGCGATACTGACACCTACAAAGAAGTTTTGTTAAGTTACACGAGCATTGGCGGCAAACTCTGTGACGGCGTTTCACTATAA
- the pdhA gene encoding pyruvate dehydrogenase (acetyl-transferring) E1 component subunit alpha has protein sequence MLYQMVLGRIFEEKCAEVYRMGKIGGFCHLYIGQEAIGIGSIMALEPTDMVITSYRDHVQAMVKGLTPESVMAELYGKKGGCVGGKGGSMHMFSKEHEFYGGHGIVGGQIGVGTGMSYAAKYKGTDQVTLCFFGEAAVNQGIFHESLNMAQLWKLPCIFICENNQYGMGTSQARAMSSRSIAKKADAYEMANEFVDGMDVMAVRDATIRAIERARHDGSPTLLEVRAYRYMGHSMSDPGNYRTREEIARYQERDPIVLFKDSLKEAKVLTDKDFEKIHNDAVEAVQRSVQFADDSPFPDESELMTDVYA, from the coding sequence ATGTTATATCAGATGGTGCTTGGCCGTATCTTTGAAGAGAAATGTGCCGAAGTGTACCGAATGGGTAAGATCGGCGGATTTTGCCATCTATACATTGGACAAGAAGCGATCGGTATTGGATCGATAATGGCGCTCGAGCCGACCGATATGGTGATCACATCATACCGTGACCACGTCCAGGCGATGGTCAAGGGCCTTACACCTGAAAGTGTTATGGCGGAGCTTTATGGAAAGAAAGGCGGATGCGTCGGCGGCAAAGGCGGTTCGATGCATATGTTCTCTAAAGAACACGAATTCTACGGCGGTCACGGAATCGTCGGCGGGCAGATCGGCGTGGGAACGGGTATGTCCTATGCTGCCAAATACAAGGGTACCGATCAGGTGACACTTTGTTTCTTTGGTGAAGCTGCCGTCAACCAGGGTATTTTCCACGAGTCGCTCAATATGGCTCAACTATGGAAACTTCCTTGTATTTTCATTTGTGAAAACAACCAATACGGAATGGGCACGTCCCAAGCCAGAGCGATGAGTTCGCGGAGTATCGCCAAGAAAGCCGATGCCTACGAGATGGCGAACGAATTTGTCGATGGAATGGACGTAATGGCGGTGCGTGATGCGACGATACGAGCGATCGAAAGGGCTCGGCACGACGGTTCCCCGACGCTGCTCGAGGTTCGTGCATATCGTTATATGGGACACTCGATGTCCGACCCCGGTAATTATCGAACGCGCGAAGAGATCGCACGTTATCAGGAGCGCGACCCGATCGTTCTCTTTAAGGACAGTCTAAAAGAAGCAAAGGTTCTTACTGACAAGGATTTCGAAAAGATTCACAACGACGCGGTCGAGGCAGTTCAGCGTTCGGTTCAGTTCGCCGACGATAGCCCGTTCCCTGATGAAAGTGAATTAATGACCGACGTTTACGCTTAA
- a CDS encoding pyruvate dehydrogenase complex E1 component subunit beta produces MAVLTIRDALNQALREELLRDENVFIMGEEVAEYDGAYKVTRGLWKEFGDKRVVDTPITELGFAALGVGAAMAGLRPVIEFMTWNFSLLASDQIINHAAKMLYMSGGQFKVPIVFRGPNGSAYQVSSQHSQALEALYANFPGLKVVMPSTPADAKGLLKSAIRDDNPIVFLEQERMYGNKGEVPDDEDFLIPLGVADVKREGTDCTIVARSMTVPLALQAAERMETEYGVSVEVVDPRTIKPLDIDTIVNSIKKTNRLVITEESHAFASVGAEISYQVMNSAFDYLDAPIKRLSAAETPTPYARNLEILALPDVEKIIAAVKEVCYL; encoded by the coding sequence ATGGCAGTTTTAACTATCCGCGATGCTTTGAATCAAGCTCTTCGAGAAGAGCTCTTAAGAGATGAAAACGTATTCATAATGGGCGAGGAAGTCGCCGAATATGATGGTGCCTACAAGGTTACAAGGGGTTTATGGAAAGAGTTTGGCGACAAGCGAGTCGTTGACACGCCTATAACCGAACTTGGATTTGCCGCGTTGGGCGTTGGAGCAGCGATGGCGGGGCTACGTCCGGTGATCGAATTTATGACCTGGAATTTTTCGCTTCTGGCGTCAGATCAGATCATCAATCACGCTGCCAAGATGCTCTATATGTCGGGCGGCCAATTCAAGGTACCGATCGTCTTTCGTGGCCCTAACGGCTCGGCATACCAGGTGTCGTCCCAACACTCGCAGGCTCTCGAAGCTCTTTACGCTAACTTCCCTGGGTTGAAAGTTGTAATGCCTTCGACGCCTGCCGACGCCAAAGGCCTGCTCAAATCGGCCATTCGTGACGACAACCCGATCGTCTTTCTCGAACAGGAACGAATGTACGGTAATAAGGGCGAAGTGCCGGACGACGAAGACTTTTTGATACCGCTTGGTGTCGCCGACGTTAAGCGCGAGGGCACAGATTGCACGATCGTTGCACGGTCGATGACAGTGCCGCTCGCTCTGCAGGCGGCCGAGCGTATGGAGACGGAATATGGCGTGTCGGTCGAGGTAGTCGATCCGAGAACGATCAAGCCCCTCGACATCGACACTATCGTTAATTCGATCAAAAAGACCAATCGGCTAGTGATCACCGAAGAGTCGCACGCGTTCGCCTCAGTGGGAGCTGAGATCAGTTATCAGGTGATGAACAGTGCTTTTGACTATCTCGACGCACCGATAAAGCGCCTGTCGGCGGCCGAAACCCCGACGCCGTACGCTCGCAACCTCGAGATATTGGCGCTTCCGGATGTTGAAAAGATCATTGCTGCCGTTAAGGAAGTTTGTTATTTGTAA
- a CDS encoding pyruvate dehydrogenase complex dihydrolipoamide acetyltransferase: MAENFLMPKLSPTMDEGQIARWVKNEGDSYEANETLAEVDTDKATMEMTALKAGTLLKIIKKAGDTAKLGEPIAIIGAKGDDISALLAASSAPAKSETPASAGAQKVEEKVPAASLPTPEDQKPKAEAASTGRLIVSPIAARMAAENGVDLKTINGSGPNGRIIKRDIEQAMSGGGAKPASKTFTASTVVGASAYTDEPTSKMRQIIATRLAESIGPIPTFYLTTEIEMDNAVALRKAVNASVSEAEKISLNDIVVKASAMALVKHPFVNASYQDTNIRFYEQADIGVAVAIDEGLITPVIRGANLKGFLEIAAEIKDLAAKAKAKKLQPEEYTGATFSISNLGMFGIKEFTAIINPPEAGILAVGGAAEVPVVRDGQIVIRNIMNVTMSCDHRVIDGATGAKFLQTFKQMLENPGMMSA, translated from the coding sequence ATGGCTGAGAACTTTTTAATGCCGAAACTGTCGCCCACAATGGATGAGGGGCAGATCGCTCGCTGGGTCAAGAACGAAGGCGACAGTTACGAAGCGAACGAGACTTTGGCTGAGGTTGACACCGACAAAGCCACAATGGAAATGACGGCTTTGAAGGCCGGAACCTTGCTCAAGATCATCAAGAAGGCCGGCGATACGGCCAAACTGGGAGAGCCCATCGCGATCATCGGAGCCAAAGGTGACGACATCTCCGCTCTATTGGCCGCGTCGTCTGCCCCGGCAAAGTCAGAAACGCCTGCGTCAGCGGGCGCCCAGAAAGTCGAGGAGAAAGTTCCGGCAGCATCTCTGCCAACGCCCGAAGACCAAAAGCCTAAGGCTGAGGCTGCGTCGACCGGTCGCCTTATCGTTTCGCCGATCGCTGCCCGGATGGCGGCAGAGAATGGTGTCGATCTCAAAACCATTAACGGCAGTGGACCGAACGGCCGCATTATCAAGCGAGACATCGAGCAAGCTATGAGCGGCGGGGGAGCTAAGCCTGCTTCTAAAACATTCACCGCATCAACCGTTGTCGGAGCGTCCGCGTATACCGACGAGCCAACCTCGAAGATGCGGCAGATCATCGCCACTCGTTTGGCGGAATCGATCGGCCCGATCCCGACGTTCTATCTGACGACGGAGATCGAGATGGACAACGCGGTCGCTCTTCGCAAAGCTGTGAACGCCAGCGTTTCCGAGGCCGAGAAGATCAGCCTTAACGACATCGTTGTCAAAGCGTCGGCGATGGCACTCGTCAAACATCCTTTCGTCAACGCTTCGTATCAGGACACGAATATTCGTTTCTACGAGCAGGCGGATATCGGCGTCGCGGTTGCTATCGACGAAGGCCTGATCACGCCGGTCATTCGCGGGGCGAATCTGAAAGGCTTTCTTGAGATCGCCGCCGAGATCAAAGACCTCGCCGCCAAGGCGAAGGCGAAAAAGCTGCAGCCCGAGGAATACACCGGTGCGACCTTCTCGATCTCAAATCTCGGCATGTTCGGCATCAAAGAGTTCACCGCGATCATCAACCCGCCCGAGGCCGGCATCCTCGCCGTCGGCGGAGCGGCCGAGGTTCCCGTCGTTCGCGACGGCCAGATCGTCATCCGCAACATCATGAACGTCACCATGTCCTGCGACCACCGAGTAATCGACGGCGCCACGGGCGCCAAATTCCTCCAAACCTTCAAGCAAATGCTAGAAAACCCGGGAATGATGTCGGCGTAG
- a CDS encoding DMT family transporter, producing MESKQDKSFGPFAALLVAQFLFGSLPVIGKVVLAVLPPIALVGMRTTITAIILIGIQSFRGRFWLRDKSDYWRFALLSLFGIVINQLFFISGLSLTSASNTSLLAVMIPVFALIIGSVAGFERLTGIKIIGIALAAIGVIILIDPRNASFSSQTTLGDIFIVINCLAYGIFVATSKGAIMRNGVFRSMMWVFIFACVACIPLGLWSLSTIDIAAVPTHIWLIVLWIGIGATAAPYLLNAMALSKVDPSMVAVFVYLQPLIGFSLAWMFLGESIGVTFIISALLIFAGVYLVTRRFKHSVA from the coding sequence TTGGAAAGTAAGCAAGATAAATCATTTGGCCCGTTCGCGGCTTTGCTCGTGGCTCAGTTTCTATTCGGTTCGCTGCCGGTGATCGGCAAGGTCGTGCTGGCAGTGTTGCCGCCGATCGCCCTGGTCGGTATGCGGACTACGATCACTGCGATAATTTTGATCGGGATCCAATCGTTTCGCGGCAGATTTTGGCTGCGCGACAAGAGTGACTACTGGCGATTTGCTCTACTCAGTCTGTTTGGCATCGTGATCAATCAACTGTTTTTTATAAGCGGGCTTTCGCTTACGTCGGCTTCGAACACTTCCCTTTTGGCGGTTATGATACCGGTCTTTGCATTGATAATCGGTTCGGTCGCAGGATTTGAACGACTGACGGGCATCAAGATCATCGGCATCGCCCTTGCCGCGATCGGCGTGATCATCCTGATCGATCCACGCAATGCATCATTCTCATCGCAGACAACTCTCGGCGACATCTTTATAGTCATCAACTGTCTCGCGTATGGCATTTTCGTCGCGACTTCGAAAGGCGCGATAATGCGTAACGGCGTCTTTCGCTCGATGATGTGGGTGTTCATCTTCGCCTGCGTGGCCTGCATACCGCTTGGGCTCTGGTCGTTGTCAACGATCGACATCGCCGCCGTCCCGACTCATATCTGGCTCATAGTGCTGTGGATTGGCATCGGAGCGACCGCCGCCCCGTATCTGCTGAACGCAATGGCTCTATCTAAGGTCGATCCGTCGATGGTCGCGGTGTTTGTCTATCTGCAACCACTGATCGGGTTTTCGCTGGCGTGGATGTTTCTGGGTGAGAGTATCGGGGTCACATTTATTATTTCTGCCCTGCTGATCTTCGCCGGCGTTTACCTTGTCACCCGAAGGTTTAAGCACTCAGTAGCCTAG
- the lpxD gene encoding UDP-3-O-(3-hydroxymyristoyl)glucosamine N-acyltransferase, which yields MKTDKIADLVSGTLQGDRDVEINHGSDIAAASADSLAFTTTTDNVVTAAGCVLAIEGANVSAAAVIFVKDPRLAFAIACEVLHPAKTREPEIHPTAIISRSAIIGERVYVGALVTIGDGSSIGDGCQIRSGAHIGDNVKIGARCTLDPGVFVEDNCTIGNDVILHSGVVIGTDGFGFARDRDRYVKFPQIGTVVIEDNVEIGANSCVDRGALGETRIGEGTKIDNLVQIAHNVTIGKHCVIAAQTGISGSTVIEDNCVIGGQVGMGDHARVQSGAVIGSQAGVLPGKIVRPGVWWGTPVQPLDEYKRQNAHVKSLGRMKDELKSLRSRIDKIERNEE from the coding sequence ATGAAGACCGATAAGATCGCAGATCTGGTTAGCGGAACCCTGCAAGGCGACCGAGATGTCGAAATAAACCATGGCTCCGACATCGCCGCGGCGTCCGCAGATAGCCTCGCCTTTACCACAACGACTGACAACGTGGTCACCGCCGCCGGATGCGTGCTCGCGATCGAGGGAGCCAATGTTTCGGCCGCGGCCGTTATTTTTGTTAAAGACCCAAGACTCGCATTCGCGATCGCTTGCGAAGTTTTGCATCCTGCCAAAACACGCGAACCCGAAATACATCCGACCGCTATAATTTCAAGATCTGCGATCATCGGTGAACGTGTGTACGTCGGTGCTTTGGTAACGATCGGCGACGGATCGTCGATCGGTGACGGGTGCCAGATCCGTTCCGGTGCACACATCGGCGACAACGTAAAGATCGGGGCACGCTGCACTCTGGATCCCGGAGTCTTCGTCGAAGACAATTGCACCATCGGCAACGACGTCATTCTCCACAGCGGCGTCGTTATCGGCACTGACGGGTTTGGATTTGCACGCGACCGAGATCGATACGTCAAGTTTCCTCAGATCGGAACCGTCGTGATCGAAGACAATGTGGAGATCGGCGCCAATTCGTGCGTAGATCGCGGTGCTCTTGGCGAAACCCGCATCGGCGAAGGCACCAAGATCGACAATCTCGTCCAGATCGCACACAACGTGACCATTGGCAAACATTGCGTGATCGCCGCGCAGACCGGTATTTCGGGCAGTACCGTCATAGAGGACAATTGTGTGATCGGCGGCCAAGTCGGGATGGGCGATCACGCACGCGTTCAAAGCGGCGCCGTGATCGGTTCACAAGCCGGCGTATTGCCCGGAAAGATCGTGAGGCCCGGCGTATGGTGGGGAACGCCCGTGCAACCGCTCGACGAATACAAACGCCAAAACGCCCACGTTAAGTCGTTAGGACGAATGAAGGACGAACTGAAGTCGCTACGGTCGAGGATCGATAAGATCGAACGAAATGAAGAATAG
- the lpxB gene encoding lipid-A-disaccharide synthase, which produces MTYVKMPLPRSIMIVAGEPSGDRHAAKLVEAIRQSDPEAKWDFFGSAGPMMRGAGVDPIVVADELAIMGIAEIGLALPMFLSAFRALRNAAVTRRPQVAILVDFPEFNLKLAKSLKKRGFTVVYYISPQMWAWRQYRIRTIRRYVDLLLTILPFEKEWYAKLGVDHVEFVGNPLASEVHPSMDRDKFCKKHSLNPDLPIIALLPGSRRKEIVRILPVLIEAAAEMISRGDGYQFVIPIAHERHLSDVSAAIDDAKLIGRILPDVIRVVTGETYDALNVADVAAVTSGTATLETGIIGTPMVIVYKTSKINFSLITPLISVEHFGLINLIAGERIAKELIQKDLTPSILSVELERLMDPDVNKEMRTKLRDIAAKLGPGGTSERAASAILRLIASQRSD; this is translated from the coding sequence ATGACTTACGTTAAGATGCCATTACCCAGATCCATAATGATAGTGGCCGGAGAACCGTCAGGGGATCGACACGCCGCCAAGTTGGTCGAAGCGATACGCCAAAGTGATCCTGAGGCGAAATGGGACTTCTTCGGTTCGGCGGGCCCAATGATGCGTGGTGCGGGTGTTGATCCCATAGTTGTTGCCGACGAACTCGCCATAATGGGCATTGCCGAGATCGGTTTGGCACTTCCGATGTTCCTGTCGGCATTTCGTGCTTTGCGAAATGCTGCCGTTACTCGGCGGCCGCAAGTTGCGATCCTCGTCGATTTTCCCGAATTTAACCTTAAACTCGCTAAATCGTTGAAGAAACGAGGGTTCACCGTTGTCTATTATATATCTCCACAAATGTGGGCGTGGCGACAATACCGAATTCGAACGATCAGGCGGTATGTTGACCTACTATTGACGATCTTGCCCTTTGAGAAAGAGTGGTACGCCAAACTCGGCGTCGATCACGTAGAATTTGTCGGAAATCCGCTTGCGAGCGAAGTCCACCCCAGTATGGACCGCGACAAGTTTTGCAAAAAGCACTCTTTGAATCCTGATCTTCCGATCATCGCGTTGCTTCCCGGCAGTCGCCGAAAGGAGATAGTCCGTATCTTGCCGGTGTTGATCGAGGCCGCGGCCGAGATGATTTCACGCGGTGATGGGTATCAGTTTGTGATTCCCATCGCCCACGAGAGACATCTGTCAGATGTTTCAGCGGCTATCGATGATGCCAAACTGATCGGTAGGATTTTGCCGGATGTTATCAGGGTCGTAACCGGTGAAACTTATGATGCATTGAATGTTGCGGATGTCGCAGCGGTGACGAGTGGCACGGCAACGCTCGAGACGGGCATCATCGGCACACCGATGGTTATAGTTTATAAGACCTCAAAGATCAATTTTTCGCTGATCACGCCATTGATCAGCGTCGAGCACTTCGGATTGATCAATCTAATAGCCGGCGAGCGTATTGCGAAGGAATTAATTCAAAAAGACCTCACGCCTTCGATATTGTCTGTAGAGTTGGAGCGTTTGATGGATCCAGATGTAAATAAGGAAATGAGGACAAAATTGCGTGATATCGCGGCAAAACTTGGTCCCGGCGGAACTTCTGAGCGGGCGGCCTCGGCAATCCTGCGACTGATAGCTTCGCAGCGTTCCGATTGA